The Manihot esculenta cultivar AM560-2 chromosome 11, M.esculenta_v8, whole genome shotgun sequence genome includes a region encoding these proteins:
- the LOC110626338 gene encoding uncharacterized protein LOC110626338, whose product MDSRRRGTTAAERVYEDFEPSIDWVREPGADTLRVYLPGFKKEQMKVQITLSRKLRLSGERPLGEGNKWSRFHKEIPIDSNYDPNEIGAKFEKGILLIRHPKIIVPYNEPQEMIKPSTEAPKPPKPPHDDPQPPADTPKLKTQLSDVLKPRAMKTEPFMPEKREPQAADTSKRGSLQIKEKQKETSEEDQKRNGWTDAAEKGTTTANRGTKEAKVADFVQDKTDMNGVGTGIIRGSYYHFATENFKQVFGDMVMEVKKPRNLKNGVLVFLIAVLGLYAFRYLKKI is encoded by the exons atggatTCAAGGCGACGAGGGACTACTGCAGCTGAACGTGTATATGAAGATTTTGAGCCTTCAATAGATTGGGTACGAGAGCCTGGAGCTGACACGCTCAGGGTCTATCTACCAG GGTTCAAAAAGGAGCAAATGAAAGTACAAATAACCTTATCTCGAAAGCTAAGGCTCAGTGGAGAACGTCCCCTCGGTGAAGGCAACAAATGGAGTCGTTTCCACAAAGAAATTCCCATTGATTCAAATTATGATCCTAATGAAATCGGTGCTAAGTTTGAAAAAGGAATACTTCTTATAAGACACCCTAAAATAATTGTTCCTTACAATGAGCCACAGGAGATGATAAAACCATCCACTGAAGCCCCAAAGCCTCCAAAGCCACCGCATGACGATCCACAGCCACCAGCAGACACTCCAAAGCTAAAAACTCAGCTCTCTGATGTGCTGAAGCCTAGAGCGATGAAAACAGAACCCTTTATGCCTGAAAAACGTGAACCTCAGGCTGCAGATACTTCAAAAAGAGGTTCGCTTCAGATAAAGGAGAAACAGAAGGAAACGAGCGAAGAAGATCAGAAGAGAAATGGATGGACTGATGCAGCTGAAAAGGGTACCACCACAGCCAACAGAGGCACAAAAGAAGCAAAAGTTGCTGATTTTGTTCAGGATAAGACAGATATGAATGGAGTTGGAACAGGAATTATACGGGGAAGttattatcactttgcaacagaAAATTTCAAGCAGGTTTTTGGAGATATGGTAATGGAGGTGAAGAAGCCAAGAAATTTGAAGAATGGGGTTCTGGTTTTTTTAATTGCGGTGCTTGGATTGTATGCATTTAGGTATCTTAAGAAAATATAA